One genomic segment of Ictalurus punctatus breed USDA103 chromosome 4, Coco_2.0, whole genome shotgun sequence includes these proteins:
- the si:ch73-103b9.2 gene encoding uncharacterized protein C16orf46 isoform X1 yields MMTSVEMNEGFSPHAGTSGILLCPSGRMDADKTAESLETPDCETPRCNLSNSFVEVLLDISDEISVKEQEAYKIPDQTGWDDAIQGWGRCSPFSCLFTAQRKSKKLKPEISASHCVLCTDLKDLKLSENLVPSRAASEAPYEISEEPLRSSVPPPLEHLNRTPSTITSTLSSEEEPSEFTFKETSITKDLLGNKLLFGPEQYTPDKIRPHPPRPDAPCLFLKDRKVGKVALLGRVMVLPPVKVPTNPNVNPKSSNCLKRREDSATRPVLVSEKTDGAQEKAVVISYSSPVVGTSQGSLMSKQGPTHYQYHLLSALSISRKYQIPINTLAKTQHSATALLERNLRQEELIRSPLRHNSGHRSQLGLKDKSLRRAEPELPMLLGTRVQIPVSTQRLL; encoded by the exons ATGATGACCTCAGTGGAGATGAATGAAGGGTTTTCCCCACACGCAGGAACATCAGGAATACTCCTCTGTCCATCAGGACGGATGGATGCTGATAAAACCGCTGAGAGTTTGGAGACGCCGGATTGCGAGACGCCGCGGTGCAATCTTTCGAACAGTTTCGTGGAGGTGCTGCTGGATATTAGCGATGAAATCTCTGTGAAAGAGCAGGAAGCTTACAAGATTCCCGACCaaacaggctgggatgacgct ATCCAGGGTTGGGGTCGGTGTTCCCCTTTTTCCTGCCTGTTTACCGCACAACGAAAGAGCAAGAAGCTCAAACCGGAGATCTCAGCCTCGCACTGTGTCCTTTGCACCGATCTGAAGGACCTAAAGCTCTCGGAGAACCTTGTTCCCAGCCGTGCTGCTTCAGAAGCGCCCTACGAGATATCTGAAGAGCCTTTGAGAAGCAGCGTTCCTCCACCTCTGGAACACCTAAACAGAACCCCAAGCACCATTACTTCTACCTTATCCTCAGAAGAAGAACCGTCCGAGTTCACTTTTAAGGAGACGAGCATCACGAAAGACCTGCTTGGAAATAAACTGCTGTTTGGGCCTGAACAGTACACACCTGACAAAATTCGACCTCACCCACCTCGACCGGATGCTCCGTGCCTGTTCCTGAAAGATAGAAAGGTAGGAAAAGTGGCACTGCTTGGTCGAGTTATGGTGCTGCCACCGGTAAAAGTGCCAACAAATCCAAATGTTAATCCAAAGAGCTCGAATTGTTTAAAGAGGAGAGAAGATAGCGCCACAAGACCAGTTTTGGTTAGTGAGAAAACTGATGGAGCTCAAGAAAAAGCGGTGGTTATTTCTTATTCCAGCCCAGTTGTAGGCACCTCCCAGGGATCTCTTATGTCCAAGCAAGGACCAACGCACTACCAGTATCACTTACTATCTGCTTTAAGCATCTCCAGAAAGTATCAGATTCCCATCAACACCTTGGCAAAGACTCAACATAGTGCCACCGCTCTCCTGGAACGAAATCTCAGGCAGGAAGAGCTGATCAGGTCACCTCTAAGGCACAACTCTGGGCACAGATCGCAGTTAGGCCTCAAGGATAAAAGTCTGAGAAGGGCAGAACCTGAGCTTCCGATGCTTCTGGGCACCAGGGTCCAGATTCCAGTGTCCACTCAGCGATTACTGTAG
- the si:ch73-103b9.2 gene encoding uncharacterized protein C16orf46 homolog isoform X3, with the protein MMTSVEMNEGFSPHAGTSGILLCPSGRMDADKTAESLETPDCETPRCNLSNSFVEVLLDISDEISVKEQEAYKIPDQTGWDDAIQGWGRCSPFSCLFTAQRKSKKLKPEISASHCVLCTDLKDLKLSENLVPSRAASEAPYEISEEPLRSSVPPPLEHLNRTPSTITSTLSSEEEPSEFTFKETSITKDLLGNKLLFGPEQYTPDKIRPHPPRPDAPCLFLKDRKLHLMLWNVRGKIQKSVELERGARARRSLGLSSDGKKKKKTSGELVHPELELVNRGVFNQK; encoded by the exons ATGATGACCTCAGTGGAGATGAATGAAGGGTTTTCCCCACACGCAGGAACATCAGGAATACTCCTCTGTCCATCAGGACGGATGGATGCTGATAAAACCGCTGAGAGTTTGGAGACGCCGGATTGCGAGACGCCGCGGTGCAATCTTTCGAACAGTTTCGTGGAGGTGCTGCTGGATATTAGCGATGAAATCTCTGTGAAAGAGCAGGAAGCTTACAAGATTCCCGACCaaacaggctgggatgacgct ATCCAGGGTTGGGGTCGGTGTTCCCCTTTTTCCTGCCTGTTTACCGCACAACGAAAGAGCAAGAAGCTCAAACCGGAGATCTCAGCCTCGCACTGTGTCCTTTGCACCGATCTGAAGGACCTAAAGCTCTCGGAGAACCTTGTTCCCAGCCGTGCTGCTTCAGAAGCGCCCTACGAGATATCTGAAGAGCCTTTGAGAAGCAGCGTTCCTCCACCTCTGGAACACCTAAACAGAACCCCAAGCACCATTACTTCTACCTTATCCTCAGAAGAAGAACCGTCCGAGTTCACTTTTAAGGAGACGAGCATCACGAAAGACCTGCTTGGAAATAAACTGCTGTTTGGGCCTGAACAGTACACACCTGACAAAATTCGACCTCACCCACCTCGACCGGATGCTCCGTGCCTGTTCCTGAAAGATAGAAAG CTACATCTCATGTTGTGGAACGTACGAGGGAAGATCCAAAAATCCGTGGAATTGGAACGTGGCGCCCGCGCTCGACGTAGTCTCGGTCTCTCGAGtgacgggaaaaaaaaaaaaaaaacatctggagAACTGGTGCACCCAGAATTGGAGCTCGTCAACCGAGGAGTTTTTAATCAGAAATGA
- the cibar2 gene encoding CBY1-interacting BAR domain-containing protein 2: protein MTSSLLSRDSQLKSMELTISNAEKYMGQFCTSLAAYTRKTAKLRDKADSLVQQLHEYASTEGPELRICLKNLSEDLAMVQDYRQAEVERLEMRVVSPLKAYGNIVKTKREDLKRFSADRNREMKELQRLEKLRLKNPGDRQSITQAETNVQKASSNANRSSRQMEETIMDFQRQKLCDVKRIFTEFIMVEMLFHAKALEVYTHTFNNLETMDIDKDLEFFRNQIQISGPLLENTALITNVPQYSSPTQSTLRLTHQPSLSHPVRTSDRPKKSLNRPFRRQQEMDREEEEEEEEEEEEEEEEERYDSESDAEEPQTFRQSYASQYTTTLRQK, encoded by the exons ATGACCTCTTCACTCCTCTCCAG aGACTCACAGCTGAAGAGTATGGAGTTGACAATAAGCAACGCTGAAAAGTACATGGGTCAGTTCTGCACGTCGCTCGCCGCGTACACCCGCAAAACGGCTAAACTGAGAGACAAAGCCGACTCCCTCGTCCAGCAGCTGCACGAATACGCCAGCACCGAAGGCCCTGAGCTCAGAATCTGCCTGAAGAACCTCTCAGAAGATCTAGCCATGGTGCAGGATTACAGACAGGCCGAG GTTGAGAGGCTGGAGATGCGCGTGGTCTCCCCGTTAAAGGCGTACGGGAATATTGTGAAAACTAAACGA GAAGACTTGAAGAGGTTTAGTGCTGATCGTAACAGGGAGATGAAAGAGCTGCAGAGGTTGGAAAAGCTCCGGCTGAAGAACCCAGGGGACAGACAGAGCATC ACACAG GCTGAAACAAACGTGCAGAAAGCCAGCAGCAATGCCAACAGGAGCTCCAGGCAAATGGAGGAGACCATCATGGACTTCCAGAGACAGAAACTCTGTGATGTAAAG AGGATCTTCACCGAGTTCATCATGGTGGAGATGCTCTTCCATGCCAAAGCTCTGGAGGTTTATACACACACCTTCAACAACTTGGAAACTATGGACATTGACAAAGATCTAGAG TTTTTCAGGAACCAAATCCAGATTTCTGGCCCTCTTTTGGAAAACACAGCTCTTATCACTAATGTGCCTCAATACTCGAGTCCCACTCAGTCTACACTCAGACTGACTCACCAGCCGAGCCTTTCTCACCCCGTGCGGACCTCGGATCGGCCGAAAAAG TCTCTGAACAGACCTTTCCGCAGACAGCAGGAGATGGAcagggaagaggaagaggaggaagaagaggaggaagaagaggaagaagaggaggagagataCGACTCCGAGTCAGACGCGGAGGAACCACAGACTTTCCGGCAGTCCTATGCCTCTCAGTATACCACAACTCTCAGACAGAAATGA
- the LOC108264241 gene encoding protein phosphatase 1 regulatory subunit 3E, with the protein MEPEATGEVAVMLPPKNCLPRNYSCIAGLFGSLTANQKMDDGEKTDGEEEEEEEEKEAVTTECESLEMRVVDEKPRGRESLPKPPMSPGLRRRCKSLPSSAERAKLEVARICSPASQKKVRFADSLGLELISVHHFNETDVPKTPGRVMDKFKKARALHLNNFEHSNGYTQSTFVETLFTSPGAQPDFPERLQISKVLLESVETDEFSISGIVRVVNLAFEKSVTLRYTLNNWLTFMDVPASYVPHSSDGVTDKFQFKIVTPAFFESSGSLQFAVRYRVGTHEFWDNNDGKNYKVRRHRFKISPPREWDNGWIHFI; encoded by the coding sequence atggaACCCGAAGCGACTGGGGAAGTCGCGGTCATGCTACCTCCGAAGAACTGCCTCCCGAGAAATTACAGCTGCATCGCAGGCTTGTTTGGGAGCCTGACCGCTAACCAGAAGATGGACGACGGCGAGAAAACGGATGgcgaagaggaagaggaggaggaggagaaggaagcCGTGACCACCGAGTGCGAGTCGTTAGAGATGCGCGTCGTGGATGAGAAACCTAGGGGGCGTGAATCCCTCCCGAAGCCGCCGATGAGTCCCGGCCTGCGCCGCCGGTGCAAATCCTTACCGAGCTCCGCGGAGAGAGCCAAACTGGAAGTGGCGCGGATCTGCAGCCCGGCCAGCCAGAAGAAAGTGCGCTTCGCCGACTCGCTCGGCCTGGAGCTCATCTCCGTGCACCACTTCAACGAGACCGACGTGCCAAAAACTCCAGGCCGTGTCATGGACAAGTTCAAAAAGGCAAGAGCGCTCCACCTGAACAACTTCGAGCACTCCAACGGATACACGCAGTCCACCTTCGTGGAGACCCTGTTCACCAGTCCGGGCGCGCAGCCCGACTTCCCGGAGCGTCTCCAAATCTCCAAGGTGCTTCTGGAATCCGTTGAGACTGACGAGTTCAGCATCTCGGGCATCGTGCGCGTCGTAAACCTGGCGTTCGAGAAGAGCGTGACTCTGAGGTACACGCTCAACAACTGGCTAACCTTCATGGACGTGCCCGCATCCTACGTGCCGCACTCGAGCGACGGCGTCACCGACAAGTTCCAGTTCAAGATCGTCACACCGGCGTTCTTCGAGAGCAGCGGCAGCCTCCAGTTCGCCGTCCGCTACCGCGTCGGGACGCACGAGTTCTGGGACAACAACGACGGCAAGAACTACAAAGTCCGACGCCACAGATTCAAAATCTCGCCTCCGCGCGAATGGGATAACGGCTGGATCCACTTCATTTAG